One window from the genome of Treponema sp. OMZ 838 encodes:
- a CDS encoding YbaB/EbfC family nucleoid-associated protein, with protein MNINPFELMKNAKDLQTHFGKMQEELAALRVQGVSGGGLVKVTLSGTFDMVKVELDPIAVDNRDIPMLQDLIRSAHTDAIEKIKDTLKEKMGPLAALTGGMPS; from the coding sequence ATGAATATAAATCCCTTTGAATTGATGAAAAACGCAAAAGATTTGCAGACTCATTTCGGGAAAATGCAAGAAGAACTGGCGGCGCTCCGCGTGCAAGGTGTTTCGGGCGGCGGCTTGGTAAAGGTAACGCTCAGCGGTACCTTCGATATGGTAAAAGTCGAATTGGATCCCATCGCTGTCGATAACCGCGATATTCCGATGTTACAAGACCTGATCCGCTCGGCTCATACCGATGCAATAGAAAAAATTAAGGATACCTTGAAGGAAAAAATGGGACCGCTCGCCGCGCTTACGGGAGGAATGCCGTCATAA
- a CDS encoding DNA polymerase III subunit gamma/tau produces the protein MQQQQEVQRPATGAAPVQQRDVPVPQGTPQIQPPVSVPQPSAVRQSPTGTTPPPRVQSIDELKDALVQHLLIEHTMLSAAVGKTLNWRERDGILYMAVHNPFEVQQLQREKNILTRKTAELYGKELKIQITLAQEETVQKVSVPARVEMVLRNIKGSIVDIQKKVVVEEPEEE, from the coding sequence GTGCAGCAGCAACAGGAGGTACAGCGTCCGGCAACCGGAGCAGCGCCGGTGCAGCAGCGGGATGTTCCGGTACCGCAGGGGACGCCGCAGATTCAGCCGCCGGTGTCGGTACCTCAGCCTTCGGCAGTGCGGCAGTCGCCAACCGGAACCACGCCGCCGCCCCGTGTGCAAAGCATCGATGAGCTCAAGGATGCGCTCGTTCAGCATCTACTCATAGAACATACGATGCTGTCGGCTGCGGTCGGAAAAACGCTCAACTGGCGCGAACGGGACGGCATCCTGTATATGGCTGTTCACAACCCTTTTGAAGTACAGCAGCTGCAGCGGGAAAAAAATATCCTAACCCGAAAGACGGCGGAGCTTTACGGCAAAGAATTGAAAATACAGATAACGCTCGCTCAAGAAGAGACGGTACAAAAAGTTTCCGTCCCTGCGCGGGTAGAGATGGTGCTGCGTAATATCAAAGGTAGCATCGTTGACATACAGAAAAAAGTGGTTGTAGAAGAACCGGAGGAAGAATAA
- the recR gene encoding recombination mediator RecR, with protein MNALEDLIDNLCRLPGIGKKSAARLAYHILKQEPPYAHRLADSLYKLHESIKPCPICGAFTDQDVCAVCSDPGRDGSCICVVEQPQDVYTLMSMGEYRGLFHVLGGVIAPLEGIGPEQLRIASLVKRIGNGTAVKEVILATNPTIEGDTTALYIQKVLRDLPVEVTRLASGLPVGGDLEYTDKLTLMRSFKGRIKI; from the coding sequence ATGAATGCGCTTGAAGACCTTATCGACAATTTATGCCGCCTGCCGGGTATCGGAAAAAAGAGCGCCGCCCGGCTCGCATATCATATCCTGAAGCAAGAGCCTCCCTATGCCCACCGACTGGCAGACAGCCTCTACAAGCTTCACGAGAGTATTAAGCCCTGCCCGATATGCGGCGCTTTTACCGATCAGGACGTGTGCGCCGTTTGCAGCGATCCGGGGCGGGACGGCTCATGCATCTGTGTCGTGGAGCAGCCGCAGGATGTTTATACCTTGATGAGCATGGGCGAATACCGCGGGCTTTTTCACGTGCTTGGCGGCGTTATCGCGCCGCTTGAAGGTATCGGTCCGGAACAGCTCCGCATTGCAAGCCTTGTTAAGCGTATCGGCAACGGTACGGCGGTAAAAGAAGTGATTCTCGCAACCAACCCGACAATCGAAGGGGATACCACCGCCCTTTATATCCAAAAGGTGCTGCGCGATCTTCCCGTTGAGGTTACCCGCCTTGCATCGGGACTGCCGGTCGGCGGCGATTTGGAGTACACCGACAAACTGACGCTGATGCGCAGCTTCAAAGGCAGGATAAAGATTTAA
- the dnaX gene encoding DNA polymerase III subunit gamma/tau, which produces MEYQVTATRRRPQRFEDLLGQDFVAATLQKSIEAGKIAHAYLFSGPRGCGKTSSARILAKALNCETGTVATPCGVCTSCREITAGSSIDVIEIDGASNTSVNDVRQIKDEILFPPNTSRYKIYIIDEVHMLSTSAFNALLKTIEEPPPYVIFIFATTELHKVPATIKSRCQHFNFKLVDVEVLKQALAEAAAELHIEADDEALYWIAREATGSVRDCYTLFDQVAAFSDGHITFEKIQSTLGLTGTDSIGALLTACVQKDAAAALLTLDTILQNGVSTEQFTVDCTNYLRSLLLIQQGITKEALIGQRADRFPQEILTGWDAQQLERALYLFLQLFRDLRFSLNPRYELELTVSRLAWLSDYVSPKELKEAFDAAQALLAGLPTAVQSATRALPGSGVPQKGGADSPFLRPAASLR; this is translated from the coding sequence ATGGAGTACCAAGTAACTGCGACACGGCGCAGGCCTCAGCGATTTGAAGATTTATTAGGGCAGGATTTTGTTGCGGCGACGCTGCAAAAATCTATTGAAGCGGGGAAAATAGCCCATGCGTATCTTTTTTCGGGGCCGCGCGGATGCGGTAAAACCAGTTCGGCGCGTATTTTAGCCAAGGCACTCAACTGCGAAACGGGAACAGTCGCTACTCCCTGCGGAGTGTGTACCTCGTGTCGCGAAATTACAGCGGGTTCAAGCATTGACGTTATCGAAATAGACGGCGCATCGAATACGAGCGTCAACGATGTGCGGCAAATCAAGGACGAAATCCTCTTTCCGCCTAATACCAGCCGTTATAAAATCTATATTATCGACGAAGTTCACATGCTTTCTACAAGCGCTTTCAATGCGTTGCTGAAAACGATTGAAGAGCCGCCTCCCTATGTTATCTTTATTTTTGCAACAACCGAACTGCACAAAGTTCCGGCAACTATCAAAAGCCGCTGCCAGCACTTTAACTTTAAATTAGTCGATGTAGAAGTGCTTAAACAGGCTTTAGCAGAGGCGGCGGCGGAGCTGCATATCGAGGCTGACGACGAGGCGCTGTACTGGATTGCGCGCGAGGCTACCGGGAGCGTGCGCGATTGTTACACTTTATTCGATCAAGTGGCTGCCTTTTCGGACGGGCATATCACCTTTGAAAAAATACAGAGCACGCTCGGTTTAACGGGTACTGATTCGATCGGAGCCTTGCTGACTGCTTGCGTTCAAAAAGATGCCGCCGCCGCGCTGCTCACCCTTGATACTATTCTGCAAAACGGTGTTTCTACCGAGCAATTTACGGTAGACTGCACCAACTATCTCCGCAGTCTTCTATTAATACAACAGGGCATTACAAAAGAGGCTTTGATCGGGCAGCGCGCGGATCGGTTTCCGCAGGAGATACTGACGGGATGGGATGCGCAACAGCTTGAGCGTGCGCTGTATCTGTTTTTGCAGCTTTTCAGAGATCTCCGCTTCTCGCTTAATCCTCGTTATGAACTGGAATTAACGGTTTCCCGCCTTGCATGGCTTTCCGACTATGTTTCCCCAAAGGAACTGAAAGAAGCCTTTGATGCGGCTCAAGCGCTGCTCGCGGGCTTACCTACGGCAGTTCAATCTGCAACCAGAGCACTGCCCGGCAGCGGGGTGCCGCAAAAAGGCGGGGCTGACTCCCCTTTTTTAAGACCGGCGGCTTCTCTTCGCTGA